The DNA region GATTCGCCGTACAAGACCATCGATGACCTGGTCACCGCATGGAAGGCAGACCCCGGCTCCATCAGCGTTGGCGGCGGCTCCTCCCCCGGAGGCCCCGACCACCTCCTGCCCATGCAGTTGGCCGGAGCCCTCGGAATTGATGCCACCAAGGTGAACTTCGTGTCCTACGACGGCGGCGGTGACCTCCTCCCGGCCATCCTCGGCAACAAGGTGGGGTTCGCGGCCTCCGGCGCCGGCGAGTTCCTCCAGCAGATTCAGTCCGGCGAGGTCCGCGTCCTGGCTACCAGCGGCGAAAAGCGGCTGGACGGTGTGGATGCGCCGACCCTGAAGGAATCCAACATCGACCTGGTGTTCACCAACTGGCGCGGCATCGTGGCTCCTCCGGGAATCACTGACGACGACAAGGCCAAGCTGATTGCCGCCCTCGAAAAGATGCACGGTACTGATGCCTGGAAGGAAGCCCTTAAAGCCAACAGCTGGTCCGACGCTTTCCTCACGGGCGATGAATTCGCAACCTTCCTGAGCGAGCAGGACAAGCGGGTGGCGGACGTCCTCACGAAGCTTGGCCTGGCGTGAGCAATTCACCAACTTTAGCCTCCAGGCTCAAAGGCCGCTCCGAGCTGGGGGTAGCCCTCCTGCTCGGGGCGGTGGGCGTCCTCGTCCTCCTGGACGCCATTGCCCTGGTCACCCCCTACTCCCAGTCAGATCCGGTGGGGCCGAAAACCTTGCCGTACATCGTGGCCGGCCTGCTCATCGTCTGCGCCGTCCTGCTGGCCGTCAACGTGCTGCGCGGCGGACAGGGCGAAGCCGAAGGCGGCGAGGACGTGGATCTCTCACACCCCGCCGACTGGAAGACCGTCCTGCCGCTGGTGGGAGCCTTCGTGGCCAACATCCTGCTGATCGACTGGGCCGGTTGGGTGATCTCGGGAACCATCCTGTTCTGGGGCAGCGCATGGGCCCTGGGCAGCCGGCACTATGTCCGTGACGGCCTGATCTCCCTGGCCCTTTCCGTCCTCACCTTTTACGGCTTCTATCTGGGCCTCGGCATCAACCTGCCGGCCGGTCTCCTGAAAGGGATCCTCTGATGGATGTCTTCTCCTCCCTCATGGACGGCTTTGCCACCGCCCTGACCCCCATGAACCTCCTCTACGCCGTCATTGGCGTGATCCTGGGTTCCGCCGTCGGCGTGCTCCCGGGCTTGGGCCCGGCCATGACCATTGCCTTGCTGCTCCCGGTCACCTACGTCCTGGAACCCACCAGCGCCTTCATCATGTTCGCCGGCATCTACTACGGCGGCATGTACGGCGGCTCCACCACTTCCATCCTGCTGAACACACCAGGGGAATCGTCTTCTGTTGTCACTGCCATCGAGGGCAACAGGATGGCGAAAGCCGGCAGGGCCGCCCAGGCCCTTGCGACGGCAGCCATCGGCTCGTTCGTGGCCGGCACCATCGGCACCGCCCTGCTGGCAGTCTTCGCACCGATCGTTGTGGAGTTCGCCGTCAGCCTGGGCTCGCCGAGCTACTTTGCCATCATGGTGCTTGCACTCCTGGCAGTGACCGCCGTCCTTGGATCATCTCGCCTCAGGGGCTTTGCCTCACTGGGCCTCGGTCTGGCAATCGGCCTGGTGGGCATGGACTCCGTCACCGGCCAGCGCCGCCTCACCTTCGGCCAGCCCCTGCTGGCCGATGGCCTGGACATCGTGGTGGTGGCAGTGGCTATCTTCGCGGTGGGCGAAGCACTTTGGGTTGCTGCCCATATGCGCCGCACGCCGTTGTATGTCATCCCGGTAGGCCGTCCCTGGATGGGAAAACAGGACTGGAAACGGTCCTGGAAGCCCTGGCTCCGCGGAACGGCGTTTGGTTTCCCCTTCGGTGCACTTCCGGCCGGTGGGGCCGAGATCCCCACGTTCCTCTCCTACGTGACGGAGAAGCGCCTCAGCAAGCATCCCGAGGAATTCGGCAAGGGCGCCATCGAAGGTGTCGCCGGGCCGGAAGCTGCCAACAATGCGGCAGCCGCCGGAACCATGACGCCACTGCTTGCCCTCGGCCTGCCTACCAACGCCACCGCCGCCGTGATGCTCGCAGCGTTTGTCCAGTTCGGCATTCAGCCGGGACCCCTGTTGTTCGCCAACGAGGGACCTCTGGTTTGGGCCCTGATCGCGAGCCTCTTCATCGGCAACTTCCTGCTCCTGCTCATCAACCTGCCCTTGGCTCCGATGTGGGCAAAAATCCTGCAGCTCCCACGTCCGTACCTGTACGCAGGCATCCTGTTCTTCGCCACCCTGGGCGCGTATTCGGTGAACCTCCAGGCCTTCGACCTTGTGCTCCTGTTGGCCCTCGGCGCGCTGGGCTTCATGATGCGTCGCTTCGGGCTCCCCGTGCTGCCGCTCATCCTCGGAGTGATCCTTGGCCCGCGGATCGAAGGCCAGCTGCGCAAGAGCCTGCAGCTCAGCGCGGGTGACCCCGCCG from Arthrobacter pascens includes:
- a CDS encoding Bug family tripartite tricarboxylate transporter substrate binding protein encodes the protein MRQNRALRIAAVAAGIALMATGCGATGGSSTNTSSPGAAAGPLTKLQIMVPNTAGGGYDTTARVAAKVLEDEKIATNPEVFNLAGAGGTVGLARIVNEKGNGDLTMLMGLGVVGASYTNKSESKLTATTPLAKLIEEPGAIMVNKDSPYKTIDDLVTAWKADPGSISVGGGSSPGGPDHLLPMQLAGALGIDATKVNFVSYDGGGDLLPAILGNKVGFAASGAGEFLQQIQSGEVRVLATSGEKRLDGVDAPTLKESNIDLVFTNWRGIVAPPGITDDDKAKLIAALEKMHGTDAWKEALKANSWSDAFLTGDEFATFLSEQDKRVADVLTKLGLA
- a CDS encoding tripartite tricarboxylate transporter TctB family protein, whose amino-acid sequence is MSNSPTLASRLKGRSELGVALLLGAVGVLVLLDAIALVTPYSQSDPVGPKTLPYIVAGLLIVCAVLLAVNVLRGGQGEAEGGEDVDLSHPADWKTVLPLVGAFVANILLIDWAGWVISGTILFWGSAWALGSRHYVRDGLISLALSVLTFYGFYLGLGINLPAGLLKGIL
- a CDS encoding tripartite tricarboxylate transporter permease — encoded protein: MDVFSSLMDGFATALTPMNLLYAVIGVILGSAVGVLPGLGPAMTIALLLPVTYVLEPTSAFIMFAGIYYGGMYGGSTTSILLNTPGESSSVVTAIEGNRMAKAGRAAQALATAAIGSFVAGTIGTALLAVFAPIVVEFAVSLGSPSYFAIMVLALLAVTAVLGSSRLRGFASLGLGLAIGLVGMDSVTGQRRLTFGQPLLADGLDIVVVAVAIFAVGEALWVAAHMRRTPLYVIPVGRPWMGKQDWKRSWKPWLRGTAFGFPFGALPAGGAEIPTFLSYVTEKRLSKHPEEFGKGAIEGVAGPEAANNAAAAGTMTPLLALGLPTNATAAVMLAAFVQFGIQPGPLLFANEGPLVWALIASLFIGNFLLLLINLPLAPMWAKILQLPRPYLYAGILFFATLGAYSVNLQAFDLVLLLALGALGFMMRRFGLPVLPLILGVILGPRIEGQLRKSLQLSAGDPAGLLSEPIAVVIYIILAIILMWPLLFKLIRRNRPASLLTANSPGGSEPTEARGTVSHGSHRADRKGDGGHEGDGATVTSGTELTTDHLDKKEQP